The segment gagttgttattttaaagattaaatgtagagaaaagaaattaaatttaGGAAAATACATTAAAGTCATTAAATACAGGAAAAAGGCTATTGTCTTGTGTTAGAAtcacaaataattttttttaaatttcacttttaaatatttttgctattataattttttaaaatttacgtGTGTTATCAATATGTCAGACAGTATCacaaattattttcactttttaatttttttattttccgtaaatttttaaaaaattcacttGTGCTgtcaattttataattaatttattcccactttatttttgtaattaactaatattatttttataaaagaccaaaaaattatttatttttatctcatATACAATTATAAAATAGATTATAGGTTTTAAagtgaaatataaataaaatttcagaataatataaaaatatttttaaaaagaaaattttgataaattattaCATTTTGCAGATATATTCACTTATTATTGAACGAATTGTTACTTAATTTTTGAAGTACATTCATCCaaactattttttaaataatgaatTTAAAAGTCTagagaaaataataatttaataattttattaatgatgTAATGGAACTCTTATGTAAATATTTGACTTAAAAAATTGGAAGCGGTATGTTTCATGTTTTCCATGATGATATTTACAGATGGCCTATAATGCatacatttaatatatataatattttaattaaattaaaagtgagttttttttaaaaataaaagaatgaaagtttcttaaattttaaagaattatatcaaataatatgttagtgaaataaaataaaaaaaatacgcAATTGAAGTTTGATGTTGATATATTTTCTTATCatatattaaaaagtaaaaagaaaaatgaCGCATGTCAATATTTTTATCTTCCCTAGTGGTGAATACATACTtataatctataatatatataaattcgagtttgaaaagaaatttaaactAATGAAAATaccattattttttatattattaaattcatatttaaaaataattataatatttaatttagaattatcagtttaaaataaaatagaagttcgataattatacatttaaaaataattataatttaatattatttgtgataattaaatatttaaaaataattataatttaaattacaattataattattaattaaaatatgtactaattttaaaatagagttattaCTTGAATAGAACTTTAAgaataaaatagaggaaaaattTGTGATAATTATAAGTTaccattattaattaaaaaatttgacATAAACAAAAGTTATGCtaattttattgatgtaaaataGAATTATTATTTGAATAGAATTCTAAACATATTAATTATTACTTAATGATTATTTTGAATAATGTTACTTTGCATTAATTAtataaagtaaaattatattatgtattgaatatgttaaaaatattttaattgttatttgaaaattttatattataatgtttgaattgataagttaatatattttagttatatttaataatttaaataaaaatattattttatattaatcacTGTAATTAAAAAGtacaatatttaaaaaattaattaaatattaacacATAAAATCACATATAAAGCATGTGATAGTAGAAGCtaacctattatatatatatatatatatatatatatatatatatatcaacaattcatattaaatatatattttaaaaaaattatattatttatattcatTTAATAGTATGTAACATCCAATTAACTCATGTGAGATGAAATAACTTGTAAATAACGAGTACAgctgtttaaatttttgtatttttaataacttcTATATACTCCAAAAAAGGTCAACAGTTGCACCATAGAAAGTGGAAAATACTGATTTCCACTTTTATTATTCATTGAGGAAGGATTAGGTAGTTTTGATTGCTGTTAGTTCACCAGAAACCTATTATAATCATAGGGTTAGGTATGAATATATATCATACATCATGTATTTGTACTGTGTTCATAAAATTTACCTATTATaatcatatttaaaatattaacacATTAATAATCTATGTTATTTTATAACGTAAAATAATATCATACTTCCGATACACTTATataaactcatatattcatacgTTAATATAACTAAAAGTAGAAAGTTATGTATCCCTACAAGGAAATCCACTAGCTAATGTAGTAGTTCCATACAATCCAATATTTGCTTAGGACactcaaaaacataccaaaatgatgaAACTTTGCTATTTTCAGCAAATTCTTCAAGACATGCAATAGTTTAGATTATCCTTCACAAATTCGTATACACATGCTTACATTTGATCCGCCAACGAGTTTGAGCCATTGCTCCCAGTAGAGCTTTGCTTCCTCTCGGCTTGAAGCGATCGGCACAACGATTCAAGCTTTTCTTTCTGATTCTTTGTCTTCTCCAGTTGTTTCTTCATCCGCTCGCGCTAAAGACAAGAGTAAGCGTTCAAGACAAGATTATTATCAATGTCTATGAAACCAGTTTGGATGGAACATTGATTCCAGGTTCAACCGATTGATCCGGTCTGGTTTTTTAACACTGATTATAATTCTGAAAAAGGAAAGCTTAAAATGATATTTCAAAAGTATTTACCTCTTCCACAAGTTCTATGAGAGTAAAATCTGATTTGTCACATTTGCTCTTCAAGAACACATTTTCTTTCCTGAGTTCTTTGATTGATTTTGCCATCTAAATGTATATACGAAGGGAAAAAAATGTCAGTAACTTTGAAATCGTAACACCATGTGCAATTGCCTATGCTACACAGACTCAAGTGTGAGCATCAGATATACAGCCCACATGGGCATATCAATGTTTTTCCAAGTTTCTCAATGTATTTGGAGATCCTTAGAAGGTCATCTCCCTATACCAATGTGTAGGAATATTCTGTaaatattttaggaatattttgtagatatttttttttattaaaatcccttattttaagggatcatatctcctatttagtatctttcctaacttagagtttccTAAAGTAGTGTCATAGGTTGTATATAAAAACTCTGATTTATGTTCTATTTAGTATAAAAAATACTCTGATTTCTACATGGTATCAGCTTAGGTTACGATTTCTTTTTCAACCTAGACCATGTCCGAAACTCCTTCTCCTACTTCGGAGATTACTTCAAATCCAGAAAATTTTTCTAGTTCCGATGCTCCATCAGATTCGTCTGGTCTGACTATCACCGCCATCGATTGAATGGCAACAATTTTCTTGAATGGTCCCAATCGGTTAAGATTTTTCTCTTGGGCAGAGAAAGATTGGACTACGTTACTGGTGAAATCAAGAAGCCTGCTGTGACTGATGCTGGTTTTGCTAAGTAGATGCGTGACAATGGTCAGGTTATGACTTGGCTCCTTCATTCCATGACCCCGAGTATAAGCAGAAACTTTCTTCTTTACACCACAGCCGCTGAAATTTGGAGTGCAGTCCGCGAAACCTACTCTAGCACGGATAACATTGCTGAATTATATCATGTTGAAGATCAAGCAGCCACTCTTAAACAAGGAACCATGCCTGTTACTCTCTACTACAATACCCTTACTGCTCTTTGGCAACAATTAGATTTGTATGCACATTATGATTGGGTAGATCCAAGAGATGCTGCTCTTTATCAGCAAATTGTTACTCAACGAAGACTTTTTCAATTTCTCCAAGGCTTAAATAAGAACCTGGACGAGGTTCGCGGCGAGGTCTGGCTATttctcctcttccctccttgagAGGCTTTCTCTATGGTCAAGAAGGAAGAAAGCCGAAGGTGTGTGATGCTGTCTGATGAACCATCTTCCACTTCTGAAAGATCTGCCTTACTGACCCATCAATCATCTCCCTCTTCCAAACGGGGGAGACCTTGGTGTGATCATTGCAAAAAGCCCGGCCACTCTAAGGAGAAGTGTTGGAAGCTTCATGGTAAGCCTCAGGACTGGAAGTCCAAGCACTCTCAAGATAATAAATCAAGCCTTGTTGCCACCTCTGTCACTAGTTTCACTAAAGAACAGATTGCTGAACTTCAAAAACTATTTGGAAAGTTTCAAGGGTCTTGTGAGGGTAATCTGGTCATAAAAGATCCAGAAGGTAACCTTTCTTCTACTGCATTTTTCTCCTCCCAGTTGACTCCTAATTGGATCCTCGATTCTGGTGCTACGGATCATATGACTGGTAACAAGGCATTGTTTCACAATTTTTTCCATACCTTTGGTAAAGTCATCAAAGCGGTGATGGTACCTTGTGCAAAATAGAGGACATGGCAATCGTTATTCTCAATGAGCAGTTGCACTTAAAATGTTCTCTTTGTACCAAATCGGCGTGCAATCTCATCTCTGTTAGTAAATTGTCCACAGACTTGC is part of the Gossypium arboreum isolate Shixiya-1 chromosome 5, ASM2569848v2, whole genome shotgun sequence genome and harbors:
- the LOC128293156 gene encoding uncharacterized protein LOC128293156, which produces MVKKEESRRCVMLSDEPSSTSERSALLTHQSSPSSKRGRPWCDHCKKPGHSKEKCWKLHGKPQDWKSKHSQDNKSSLVATSVTSFTKEQIAELQKLFGKFQGSCEGNLVIKDPEGTELEEDDW